TCGGGTGGACCTCCCAGAAGAGTGTTTGAGCTGCTGTGCCTTGCAAAGCCGCGCTCTGGTTGCTGTCAGTCCCGTGTCCCACACTGGCAGCTGTGCTGGAGAAAATCAAGTGTGTGATGCTACAGGTCCATTCCCCGAAGAGCCTTCAGTCTGTCAGTTCTCCCCAGTCTTCCTGACTTTCTCCTCAGTGGCTactccattctttaaaaaatctaccCACCCTCTACCCAACCTCCTGATTTAGCCTCCTATTTCACTTActaatctctttttttccccataaactcACCCAACTTGTACTCTGCCCACTGCCAGACCCTTATCAGCAAGGGACCCATCCCTCCAGGGGGCATTACTCCTTCTGTTTTCTCGGTGCCATCAGTTATTCCTTCTGCACCTTCAACTCCTTTTCTGAGTTCTTTCCGTCAGGAGGTCCATCTTCAGAAGGACAATCCcccatgatcttggacttcttCCCCTTATCTCCGTCACACCTCAGTCAGGATTCTCCAAGAAGCAAGCTGCActctgttcccatctctttctttcaTCCCCTCTCTAATCCAGGGCACTGCTTTTCCTGTGCCTCTGAACTGCACATCTTTTGTTTGGGAAGGCCTCCTAATTATCAGATTGATTGTGCATTTATCTGTATCATACCTGGACTATTTGCAGCACTTGGCACTGTGAGACCGTGATGCACCAGGTTCTCCTCATCTCTTACCTTCTCTCTCCGACTAGCTTCCTCTGGCCACCCCCAAACAGTGCTCACACCACACCCCCTCCCTAGCTGCTCTCTTCCATCCCAGGCACTGACCCCTGCCTCTGAGAATGAGACTCCTCAGTTGGTATGATGAGTCCAGGTCTCTCCGGAGCCTTAGATGGAGACCTGTCTGCTCACTAGGTTGCTCCATATGGTGGGCCCATATGGTCAACTTCCTCTCTCCTGGTACCTTGCCCTCTGCACACACACCCAAGATCAGCTCTTCTTTCTTTAGTCTGTGTCGGGATTAATAGTACCACAGTCGACATatccagtttttcacatcagaatCCCGAGATTCATGTGAGATGTCCCTCATTCTAATGTTTCACATTCAGTCTACCACCAAGGCCTGTCGATTCGGCCTTATGAATACTCCTGACCCCTCCATCTTCACTGCCTTCACTTCTGGGCTCTTGAGGTCTTCCCTCCTTTAACTTGACTCTAAGCCACATGTTTGACGAATGATCATTCTGAAATACAAAATTAACAGTCTACCTCATGTTTAAAAGTCTTCACTGCCTGCCGGTTTCCTATAGGTAAAAATCCATTTCTTAGCCTGCCCTGATTCCCACTAACCCATTCAGATTCATCTCCTTGAATCCCCATCTTGCATTTTATGTAGGATACCACTTAATGCCTTTATGTGTCTGCCTAACTCTTTCAGCCTGGAACTCCCTTCCTCTACCTTGTCAGTCCAGCGTATTTctcttcatccttcaaaacccagctcagaCATCTCCTCAAGAAAACCATTCTTCACTTACAGAGATCCTTAACAGCTTCTTTCTGTTTTACCCCCTGGACTTTGTACACACTACTGCACCCTTCCTAGTACCTGTGAGCTACACCTAGGGAACAGCTTGTTGATATGCATTCCCAGGACCTGCTCAGGAAGAAGCTATAGATCCAAACTTAAAGTTTGCACTgcctactgaagcctgagcaacAAAGAGGGAGAGAGGTGAGGCCAGGCTTTACGGCAGGTAGGGAGGAGCTGGATGGTGCAGACTCCAGGAGGAGTGTCAAGTGACCGACTTGACGCGAGCCCCAAATAAGGGCTTGGTTCAATCCCAGATGTCTTCCCAGGCCCAGCTCTGTGGGGACAGGGAGACCCCGAAGCCAATGTGCAGCCTCAGCCTGATCCTGTAGACCCAGTGCTGCCGGGTTTTAATGCGGACAGGACCAGCTCAAAGAGCTCTGAGGTGGGAGGGCTAAGAGAGTCTTGACTCTTaactcttccctttctcccaggTTTTCCCCAAGGGTCTTTCCAGCACAGGACAGGGGAGTAAGATGAGCGGACCTGTTTTCTCGTAGGGACCGGCgagcaaacagaaaacaagaggCTCAAGAGAGGCAGCCAAGGCGTGGAGGAGACGCGGGCCTTCCGCTCTGCTGGGGCCCTGAGCCCGTCAGAGGCCGCCTCGCGCCGCGCGGAGCCCACCGCGGCACTGCTGACCTCTAGCAGAAGCAGGACGGGCCCCGGGAGCGGCCTGGAGGTAAGCAAGCCAAGGCCGCGTCAGGAGGGCAGGGACCCGGCCACGGCCGAGGGGTCCTCATCCCGGGTCCCCTTTCCTCCCGCAGGACACGCTATGGCTGCAGGAAATTTCCAATCTGTCCGAGTGGCTGAGTTCTGGGCCTGGGCCCTGAACCTGGCCCCCTTCCCCGCGCTTCCACGCCCACCCAGCCGCCACCGGGGTCGCGggttctctgtttttcaataaacCTGCTACGCGCGCGCAGCTTCTGCTTCAGTGTCGGGGCGGAGTCGAGGGCGGGGCCGGAGACCGCGCCGTCGGATGACGTCAGCCACGCTTCCGGCAGGCGCGGGCCGGGCGGCAGCGGGATCGCGTCACTGGGGCGCGCCGCGGGTCCAGGCGCGATGGCGGCGCTGGGCGGGGATGGGCTTCGCCTGCTGTCGGTGTCGCGGCCAGAGCGGCAGCCCGAGTCGGCGGCTCTGGGCGGCCCAGGCCCCGGGCTGTGCTGCTGGGTGTCTGTGTTCTCTTGTCTCAGCCTCGCCTGCTCCTACGTGGGCAGCCTCTACGTCTGGAAGAGCGAGCTGCCCAGGTGCGGGGGCTGCGCGCGCGGCCGGAACCCGCGCCTCCGCGGGGCGGGGCTGTGGGCGGGACTTGGCGAACAGAGGGCGGGGCCGAGCCCTCAGGGGTGGCCGTGGGCGCCCTCAGGGGTGGCCGTGGGCCCCCTGAACTTACTGCCTCCTCCTTAGGGACCATCCTGCAGTGATAAAGCGGCGCTTCACCAGTGTCCTGGTGGTGTCAAGTCTCTCGCCCCTCTGCGTGCTACTCTGGAGGGAACTTACAGGCATCCAGGTGCGAAGGAGGCGGGGCAGAGGGCGGCGGGCGAGTGATCTCAGGACTCTCTAGGTGAGGGAGCGAGACTGATGCCCcctttcctgtggctcagccaGGCACATCCCTGCTCACACTGATGGGATTCAGGCTGGAGGGcattttcccagcagcactgCTGCCCCTGCTGCTGACCATGGTGAGTGCCCCTGCTGTATCTTGCCTTCTCTGCTCTTCCTTGTTAGTGAgaccctccttttttttttcctaatcctgATTGTGCCTAGCTGTTGACTGATGAGAGACAAGAATTGTGAGATGGCCCAAGGCCCTCGGGTATGCATAGGTGGGAAATCCTGGCAGAAAACAGGAAGCTTGAAATCTCCTGGGGCTGTGCAAGGGCAGTGGATTATGAGCCTTTCCTTTGATCGCTCTTGTTTTTCTGTCCTCAGATCCTTTTCTTGGGCCCACTGATGCAGCTTTCCATGGATTGCCCCTGTGACCTGGCAGATGGCCTGAAGGTTGTCTTAGGTGAGTCTTTAGGGTCAAGGGAAAAAGTAGGCCGTCCAGGATAATGAGGAGAAGGGATCAGTGTGCTATGGTGGGACCTGAGATGTTCTGTTTTTCAGCAGCAAAATGGGAACACATATCGGGTGGCCTCTAGGAGTTAGTTCTTAGTGTCCAGTGAAGTCTGTAGGTACCCCTAGCAGTACTTGGGGTGGATAAGAAAGCTTGTCTGTTGCTTCCCTTGACCTTGGTTTCCTAAAAGAGAGCTGGTCCTGGGCAAATTTTGATGTTTCCAGAATTTACTGTCAGGATACTTTGCCTCAGCTATTTTCCCTTTTGGTCCCCTTGAGATATTGTTTTATACAAGGTCTGATAAAGCTTGACTCTTAACCTGTTCTCCCAAGTATTTATGGCCAGGGGaggttgtgggagaggggccctTGAGGCCTCTGGGTCACTTTGTTCAACAGCTAATCTCTCATGGCTTGTCTTGAATCCCCTCCCTAGCCCCTCGCTCCTGGGCCCGCTGCCTCACAGACATGCGTTGGCTGCGAAACCAAGTGATCGCCCCCCTGACAGAGGAGCTGGTGTTCCGGGCCTGCATGCTGCCCATGTTAGCACCGTGCACGGGCCTGGGCCCTGCTGTGTTCACCTGCCCACTCTTCTTTGGAGTTGGTGAGTTTGTCCTGCCTGGTCCTGTTGAGATGTTCCTAGCAGGGAACCAAGAATGGGAAATGGGGGCCAGGGGAGGGCCTATCCCGCAGGCTGGGAGGAATGTGACCTGGTTCTCATCTTCCTCTCAGCCCATTTTCACCACATTTTTGAGCAGCTTCGTTTCCGCCAGAGCAGTGTGGGGAGCATCTTTCTGTCTGCAGGTGAGTCCTAAAGAGCTGGCCTGGGGCAGTCCTGGGTTGGGTGCGTGAGGGTGTCCTTGATAGTCACTCTGGAGGAAGAGTTGGGAAGTGAGGGCTCTAGTATCGGAGGGGCTGCTGACCACGGGCTTGGGGTGTAAAGAATAGCCTAGGTGCTGGGGCAGCCAGGGGAAGGGGGTGTCTCTGGCTGATGGGTGTGCAGTGCTGGGGCAGGAAGGGCATGCAGGTGTGGTCACTCGAGGCCTCCCCGTCTCCAGCGTTCCAGTTCTCCTACACAGCTGTCTTCGGTGCCTACACTGCTTTCCTCTTCATCCGCACAGGTTGGTCCTCAGTCTCTCACGGGTCCCCTGGGGCTCAGGGGCCCACAGGAGTGGGTGGGGAAATGGGAATCTGTGTTTGTTCTAGGAGCAACAAGTTTCTTCTCCCGCAGTCCTTGAGACAGGCTGAGCCAGGGTCCTCTGCCTGGTGCGGTTTGAGAGGTGGAAGGAAGCAGAGGCTGTGTGTGAGGGTGGATGGGTGGCCATTGATCTCCTGTTTCGGGGGATGAGGGTCTTAGCCCTGGCAGGCCTGCTCCATGAGCttctctgtctcccctccccaggaCACCTGATCGGGCCGGTTCTCTGCCACTCCTTCTGCAATTACATGGGCTTTCCTGCCGTGTGTGCAGCCCTGGAGCATCCGCAGAGGCGGCCCCTGCTGGCAGGCTATGCCCTAGGTGTGGGACTCTTCCTGCTTCTGCTCCAGCCCCTCACGGACCCTAAGCTCTACGGCAGCCTTCCCCTCTGTGTGCTTTTGGAGCGGGCTGGGGACTCAGAGGCTCCCCTGTGCTCCTGACCCATGCTCCGTACACACTCCTATGAactctcatgggcttcccagcccctccccgtCAAGGGGTACTACAGGGGAGGAGCTGGCGGAGGCCCCGAGAACTCAGGAATTTTTGTAGGGGATTGAAGCCAGAGCTAGTTGAATCCCAGGgaccaagagaaaggagcagacaTCCCAGGATGTGGCCGCTCCTGAAAGGGTCGAGGAGCAGCCGGGAGTGAGGGGACGCGGGGCCGGGCCCCGGAGCCGAGCACTCCTGCCTCACCTGGGACTGCTGCTTCCCTGAGCTGCTCTGTCCCCCCTGCCTCTGAAAAGCTGCTCGGGGGGGTGGAATTTACAGAAACCCCCCAACTTCCCAGGGTTTTCTCATTGTCTTTTTGCATCAGGACTTTGTATTGGGATATTAAAGAGATTTAACTTGGGTAACATGGCCTTGGACCTTTGGGGATTAGTCTGGGGTCTTGGGAATatgcctcctgcccccaacctgTCCTGGCTGCCTTGAACACTAACCTGTAGGCAGGTCCACCCGTGCCCAGGTCCCTGAAGCACTGGGCAGGATGGCGGCCTCTGGCTGCCCTGAGTCTGCAGTTCCTTCCTGAGCCGGGCCCCAGGTCCTCACCCAGGTGGGACTAGGTGTCAGGTGCAGGCTCACTCACCTGGGCCCTTGTCTTCTACTCGGGTCAGAGTAGGGCCCGTGCCCTGCCCCCAGCGATGGAGCCTCCAGCCTCTGAGAGGGTGGAGAGTCCGTTGTGGGCCTTCCACCAGGACCTCCCGGCGTCTGCCAGCCTCACGCCACAGAGGAAGCAAGTCTAACCTGAAGAGGAGCCAGCCCAGGCACCGGGGAGGGGCAGCCATTCTGGCACTCTCCACCCCACTCTGCCACAGGCTGTGCTCCCTGTTTAGCCCCTGGAGGAACCCAGAGAAAGGCCCAGAGAGCATGTGCAGCCCTGCCAAGCACCGGTGTAACTCAGGGTTCTTTCTAGAACTTGGCAGTGTTTTATTTGCTCTTCCTCTTGTTTTTAGAGTGGTCCTTATGTTTTCTCATTCCCCTGCCTCTGGACACCTCGCCCCGCCACACACTTTCTAAAAACATTCGTCAAAGAGTATTACCCCTTTAGGTCCCATTCTAGACTTGAGGTTGTGTGAGTCCCCTTCCCTGAGGCTGGCGGTTGAAGAAAAGGATTCGGATGTCCATCATCCCCAGGGTGCCCCCAGGTTGACTGTGACTAAACTGTGCTGGCTCTGAACGGGCCTGTGACAGGCGGGAACCGACCTCGCTGGTGAATTTCTCTCTCCCCAAGCCTGTGTAACAACTGTCCAGGAAGCGGGTTTCAGAGGGCATGATTGGGAGCTCAGAGCCCAGAACAGGCAGTCCAGGCCCACCCCAGAGCCTTGGTGTGGCCCTGAGCACTAGGCCAGTAGCTGGGGCTGTCCCTCCGCATCCTTCCACGCCTGCCCAGGAACTGCCCgggccccaccccacctctttACTCGCCTTCCTGACCTCCCTGCAGGGGGCACACCAGTGACCCAGGCGGGCAGGGCTGCCGTGCCACCCCACAGGTGAGGGCACTGCGGGATGGGCTTGGGGTCTCCTGAGGCCTGGTTGGGGGGTGTGTGGACAGGGTTCGACCCTGGGGCTCAATCCAGGGCTCCTGACCTCCCACCTGAGCGTCCCACACCCGAGGGTCTTATCTGTCTCTAGAAGGTGGTATCTGCATCTAATTCTCAATTGGGTGGGAGGTTAGTCCCTGCCtagaaaataaagcagtgtgtagTTGAGAAGCAAGTCTGCCAACAACCTGGGCTTGAACTCTTGCCTTTTACCAGCTGTGCTGtcctggacaagttatttaacctgcCTCTGATTCCATTTCTGCGtctataaaatgggcaaaggTTGATTCCTTGAGTTAATAGGTGTTAAGTATGTAGAACAACCCCTTCCCCAGGCCAGGCTCTTAGTAACTAGCTAACTCTATTTGGGGTGTGTATACAACAGACacttaagaatcctcctgcaatgcaggagaccagggttcaatccctgggtcgggaagatcccctggacaagggaatgggtacccactccagtattcttgcctggagaatcccatggacagaggagcctggtgggctacggtctgtggggtcagagagttagacatgactgagtaactgacagTCCCAACTGATGTCCTCACTGCCCTCCTAGGAGGGTACAGcacccccccactcccacccagggGCAGCCCTGTCGCCTGTGCTGAGTGGCACTAGGACCCAGAGTGGAGGGCAGGGGAAAGCCAGTTTTATTGAGCAAAGTTCTGAGACCTGGGCCTCAGGTCTCCTCTCCCCTGCAGGAGGTAGCACCCCTAAGTCTGCTCCCATGGGCCCTAGGCCCACCTGCACGCCCACCTGCAGTCTCCAGCAAGAATGAATTATTTGGCAAGGGATGAATACGTGAGAGACTGTCCACCGCAGGGAACGGACAGATGGTGGGAGATGGGAATGGACCACCATAGGCAGTCTCTCCTGCCGTGAAGAGCCGCGGACAGGAGCTCCAGGGCCAGGCCTTCCTGGCCTCGGGCACTGGCCGGCCTGGGCCTGCCCTGGCAGCGCAGTGTCCTGAAGGCAGGGGCAGGGATGGTCAGGCTGCCGGTCTCAGCGCGGTCACTCGATCTCCAGGATGAGGTCGTCACCCTCCAGCGTCATGTCCGTAGTCACGTGGACCTTGCGGACAGTGCCCTCCATGGGTGAGGTCACTACAGTCTCCATCTTCATGGCGCTGAGCACACACAGGGGCTGGCCCTTGGTCACCTTGGCCCCTGCCGCCACCTTGATGTCTATCACCTTCCCGGGCATGGGCGCCCCAATCTGGCCCTTGACGTCCTTCAGGGCCTTGGGGTGGAAGtgcatctcctgcaggcaggGCGGACAGCGTGTGAGGCCCCAGCCCTGCCCGTCCCCACCGCCCAGCTGGCCCGGGGCAGCTGTACCTTCATGGCCTGGGTGTCCTTGACCAGGATGGACCGCAGCTGCCCGTTGAGCTCGAAGAAGACCTGCCTCTGGCCCGCCCGGTTGAGGTCACTTATGGCCAAGGCTTTAATGTGCAGCGTCTTGCCTCGCTCCAGCTCCACCTGCAGGGAGGCGGCCGGGAGGCTCAGAGCCGGGCAGGGcaagggggcaggagggagagcaGCCCCTGACCCAGACCCAGGCAGGTCGCCGCCCTCCCCAGGTCTCAGCTCTGCACGTGCTGAGACCTAGCTCCCAGGTCTCTTAAGGGTACTGTGTGAACCCCCGGCTCACGAGGCTGGGGGACAGGCACACCAGAGCCCTGGCACCCTGAAAGTGCTAGAGCCCCGAGGGGTGGCCGCCGTGCAGCGCAGGTGGGTGCCAGAGCCACTGACCTCAAACTCCTCTGCGATCTTGGGTCCCTGCAGGAAGAGGCGCGTATTGAGGCTGTCCAGGGGGCCGAAGGTGGCAGTGAAATCCTTGAAGTGGGCAAAGACGTCAGGGTACATGGCAGCTGAAAGCACATCCTCCGGGGTCACCTCCTCCCCGTGCCGTTCCGTCAGCTCCTTCTCCAGCGCCTGCAGgtccaggggtgggagggaggcgccCGGCCGGCCCTCCACCCTTGGCAGGTCTTTCAGCACCTGGGATGCAGAGAGGAGGGTCAGGCCTGGTTCCCAGACTCCCTTGCTCCTGCCCCGCCCCACCATGGCACCAGGCCTTCCTGACCTTGGAGCGGAGGGGCTCCGGGAAGCCCCCATGGGGGATGCCGATGTAGCCCTGCAGGAACTCCACCACCGAGCGGGGGAAGGACAGCTCCTCTGCCTGCGCTTCGGCCTCGGCTCGGGTCAGCCCATTCTGCACCATGAACTGGGCCAGGTCCCCCACAATCTTGGAGGAGGGCGTCACCTGAGGAGAGGGGACCCCTGGGCTTAGGGTGCCAGGCACCTTACAGAGGCCTGGAGGCAAGGGTGGGCGCGCCGGGCTCACCTTGATGAGGTCGCCTAGCATCTGGTTGGCCTCCACGTAGGCCTTCTTGACCTCCTTGAACTTGGAGCCGAGCCCCATGCTGTGTGCCTGGAAGTGCAGGTTGGTGTACTGGCCCCCTGGGATCTCGTTCTCGTACACGTCGGAGTTGCCAGACTTCATGGTGGCCGTGCAGTCAAAGGCCGCGTACAGCCCCCGGGCCCCCTCCCAGTACTCACTGTAGTCGAACACGCGCTCCAGGGGCACGCCTGCGGGGAGGCCAGAGGCGGGAGGCTTGGAAATGTGCTGAGTCCCAGAGGGCCCTCCCAGGACCCCAGGCCCGGTCAGGCCCCATCGCAGATGTGGGTGATGGAAGGCCCAGCCAGGCGAGGCCACCCTGACCACCAGGACGGGCAGGGCTGCGGCTGTGCCCACCTGTGTCCAGGGGCGTCCCTCGGGTACAGGCCACCAGGGCCCCCATGCTGGGCTGTGACGTCATTCCAGACATGGAGTCAGCCGCCACGTCCACCACGTCAGCCCCCGCGTGGGCACAGGCCAGCATGGCTGCCACGCCCGCCCCTGACGTGTCGTGGGTGTGGATGTGCAGCGGGAGGTCAGGGAAGCGGTCCCGGAGGGAGCTGACCAGCATGGTGCAGGCCATGGGCTTCAGCAGCCCAGCCATGTCCTGAGGGAAGCGGGGAGCAGAGACGGTGAGGGTGGGCACGCGGTGTGCCCGGCGGGGGCGAGGAGCGTCACGGCGGGGAGGCGGGCGGGGGGCAGACTcccggggctgggctgggcgaGCACCTTGATGCACAGGATGTGGGTGCCGGCTCGCACCAGCTCCTCGGCCAAGCCCATGTAGTACTGCAGCGAGTACTTGGTGCGGCTGGGGTCGGACACGTCGCCCGTGTAGGAGATGGCGGCCTCCACCACGCCACCGGCACTGCCTGCTGCCTCCATGCCCAGCAGCAGGTT
The nucleotide sequence above comes from Cervus canadensis isolate Bull #8, Minnesota chromosome 29, ASM1932006v1, whole genome shotgun sequence. Encoded proteins:
- the RCE1 gene encoding CAAX prenyl protease 2 isoform X5, translated to MSGDVLILTTGGREQPTTAVFKDTSYFIDGKKCRLCMVPSLDLSLDRGSVLPDVSYQVESGEGEEQSQNMDPQGQTLLLFLFVDFHRGFPVQKMELWGVHTLLSTHLSAILRESHSVVQDCIQAAVDRALEQHHQAVKARQRLQASLSVAVSSIMSIMTGSTNSSFRNTCLQTLQAADTQEFGTKLHKSFHEVTQHRFLYHCSHEVKQQLLPEKNEAEQNTEEAHENSSLELLAGTGEQTENKRLKRGSQGVEETRAFRSAGALSPSEAASRRAEPTAALLTSSRSRTGPGSGLEGPSCSDKAALHQCPGGVKSLAPLRATLEGTYRHPGTSLLTLMGFRLEGIFPAALLPLLLTMILFLGPLMQLSMDCPCDLADGLKVVLAPRSWARCLTDMRWLRNQVIAPLTEELVFRACMLPMLAPCTGLGPAVFTCPLFFGVAHFHHIFEQLRFRQSSVGSIFLSAAFQFSYTAVFGAYTAFLFIRTGHLIGPVLCHSFCNYMGFPAVCAALEHPQRRPLLAGYALGVGLFLLLLQPLTDPKLYGSLPLCVLLERAGDSEAPLCS
- the RCE1 gene encoding CAAX prenyl protease 2 isoform X6, with product MAALGGDGLRLLSVSRPERQPESAALGGPGPGLCCWVSVFSCLSLACSYVGSLYVWKSELPRDHPAVIKRRFTSVLVVSSLSPLCVLLWRELTGIQPGTSLLTLMGFRLEGIFPAALLPLLLTMILFLGPLMQLSMDCPCDLADGLKVVLAPRSWARCLTDMRWLRNQVIAPLTEELVFRACMLPMLAPCTGLGPAVFTCPLFFGVAHFHHIFEQLRFRQSSVGSIFLSAAFQFSYTAVFGAYTAFLFIRTGHLIGPVLCHSFCNYMGFPAVCAALEHPQRRPLLAGYALGVGLFLLLLQPLTDPKLYGSLPLCVLLERAGDSEAPLCS
- the RCE1 gene encoding CAAX prenyl protease 2 isoform X7 — encoded protein: MGFRLEGIFPAALLPLLLTMILFLGPLMQLSMDCPCDLADGLKVVLAPRSWARCLTDMRWLRNQVIAPLTEELVFRACMLPMLAPCTGLGPAVFTCPLFFGVAHFHHIFEQLRFRQSSVGSIFLSAAFQFSYTAVFGAYTAFLFIRTGHLIGPVLCHSFCNYMGFPAVCAALEHPQRRPLLAGYALGVGLFLLLLQPLTDPKLYGSLPLCVLLERAGDSEAPLCS